One region of Turicibacter bilis genomic DNA includes:
- a CDS encoding ABC transporter ATP-binding protein, translating into MDSIIKIEHMDKVYKMYASNTDRLKEALHPFKKKYSHAHYALKDINLEIKQGESVGLLGTNGSGKSTLLKIITGVLTPSNGKVVVDGKVSALLELGAGFNPEYTGLENIYLNGSMMGYTREEIDQKVNGIIDFADIGEFIHQPVKTYSSGMFARLAFSVAISVEPEILIVDEALSVGDSKFQIKCIEKMEQIKSQGTTVLFVSHGIEQIRRFCDRAVWIEKGNLKAAGPVNDICDLYENYLIYGEQIEEQIEEQVPQNQPVDILGRIKSINLNKEKIKSFEELRVEIEYDIYVDEISNFLIGVAFYTPDREYIFGPNTFLDGVEIPNTLGTHKVQYIIKKLPLLNGIYQIDVGIFSQKGLVCIDYKGESKSFMVGNDYISEGKFYIEHEWEI; encoded by the coding sequence ATGGATAGTATAATTAAAATTGAACATATGGATAAGGTTTATAAAATGTATGCTTCAAATACAGATAGGTTAAAGGAAGCACTACATCCGTTTAAAAAGAAATATTCACACGCTCATTATGCACTTAAAGATATAAATTTAGAAATTAAGCAGGGGGAGAGTGTGGGATTATTAGGAACAAATGGGTCAGGGAAATCAACCTTGTTAAAAATTATAACAGGTGTTTTAACCCCATCTAATGGAAAAGTAGTTGTAGATGGGAAAGTATCAGCTCTATTAGAGTTGGGTGCAGGATTTAATCCAGAGTATACTGGATTAGAAAATATCTACTTAAATGGTTCTATGATGGGATATACACGAGAGGAAATTGATCAAAAAGTTAATGGGATTATTGACTTTGCTGATATTGGTGAATTTATTCATCAACCAGTTAAAACTTATTCAAGTGGGATGTTTGCACGTTTAGCTTTCTCAGTTGCTATTAGTGTAGAACCTGAGATTCTAATAGTAGATGAGGCATTGAGTGTTGGAGATTCAAAATTTCAAATTAAATGTATTGAAAAAATGGAACAAATTAAATCTCAGGGAACGACTGTACTGTTTGTATCGCATGGAATTGAACAAATTCGTCGATTCTGTGATAGAGCAGTGTGGATTGAGAAAGGAAACTTAAAAGCTGCTGGTCCAGTTAATGATATTTGTGATTTGTATGAAAATTATTTAATATATGGAGAGCAAATCGAAGAGCAAATCGAAGAGCAAGTGCCACAAAATCAACCAGTAGATATTTTAGGTAGAATAAAGAGTATCAATTTAAATAAAGAGAAGATCAAATCATTTGAAGAGTTAAGAGTCGAAATAGAATATGATATTTATGTTGATGAGATTAGCAACTTTTTAATTGGTGTTGCTTTTTATACACCAGATAGAGAATATATCTTTGGACCTAATACGTTTTTAGATGGCGTAGAAATTCCAAATACATTAGGAACTCATAAAGTTCAGTATATTATAAAAAAATTACCTTTATTAAATGGAATTTATCAAATAGATGTTGGAATATTTAGTCAAAAAGGACTGGTTTGTATAGATTATAAGGGTGAATCAAAAAGCTTTATGGTTGGAAATGACTATATTTCTGAAGGTAAGTTTTATATAGAACATGAATGGGAGATATAA
- a CDS encoding ISL3 family transposase codes for MSHNNCILTLLDLKDKNITFSENWMKDVQINGIRSKVISGILSFQPTHCYNCGHLFDSQIIKHGFKTSRIKMMKLSGFDTYLDLKKQRYKCRHCDRTFTLKTSLVESNCYLSNPLKQAIFLEASHKKSESDIARELNVSHSTVNRIIHTSYEEQPLHFNSLPKVLCFDEFKSVKSAEGAMSFIFCDASNGKLIDIVEDRRLSTLKPYFMRFSKEAREGVTHVVIDMYAPYMTLIKEVFPNAKIVLDKFHVVQLLSRALNKTRIRFMNQNKEFYNKFKHYWRLLLKAQEDIHSTHYFYSNCFKKQISQQEIIDFLLALDPELKATYDFYQTIKQAIKLRNFDAFHHAIQNPSDLLSPEMKTALKTLTNYQDYIKNTIETSYTNGVLEGINNKIKVIKRMAFGYRSFYHFKARILIIHKYTFEQKNKRNQTAQ; via the coding sequence ATGTCTCACAATAATTGTATCTTAACTTTACTCGATTTAAAAGATAAAAATATTACTTTTTCAGAAAATTGGATGAAAGATGTTCAGATTAACGGGATCCGCTCTAAGGTGATTTCTGGTATCCTCTCTTTTCAACCGACCCATTGTTACAACTGTGGTCATCTCTTTGACTCACAAATCATTAAACACGGCTTCAAAACCTCTCGTATTAAGATGATGAAACTCTCTGGCTTTGATACCTATCTCGATTTAAAAAAGCAACGCTATAAATGCCGTCATTGTGATCGTACCTTTACGCTTAAAACCTCTCTTGTGGAATCTAATTGTTACCTTTCTAATCCCCTTAAACAAGCTATTTTCCTAGAGGCTAGCCATAAAAAATCCGAGTCAGATATTGCCCGTGAACTCAACGTATCCCATTCAACGGTCAATCGGATCATTCATACATCGTACGAGGAACAACCCCTTCATTTTAACTCTCTTCCAAAGGTGCTTTGTTTTGATGAGTTTAAGTCGGTCAAATCAGCGGAAGGGGCTATGTCATTCATTTTTTGTGATGCTTCTAATGGGAAGTTAATTGATATCGTTGAAGACCGTCGTCTAAGCACTTTAAAACCTTATTTCATGCGATTTTCTAAGGAGGCCCGTGAAGGTGTAACTCACGTTGTTATTGATATGTATGCTCCGTATATGACACTCATTAAAGAGGTGTTTCCCAACGCTAAAATTGTTTTAGATAAGTTCCACGTCGTTCAACTTTTATCTCGTGCCCTCAATAAAACTCGTATTCGTTTCATGAACCAAAACAAAGAATTCTACAATAAATTCAAACATTATTGGCGCCTTTTATTAAAAGCCCAAGAGGATATCCATTCTACCCACTACTTCTATTCTAACTGTTTCAAAAAGCAGATTTCTCAACAAGAAATCATCGACTTTTTACTCGCTTTAGATCCGGAATTAAAAGCCACTTATGACTTCTATCAAACCATCAAACAGGCCATCAAACTTCGCAACTTTGATGCTTTTCATCATGCCATTCAAAACCCCTCTGACTTACTTTCACCTGAAATGAAAACAGCTTTAAAAACATTAACTAACTACCAAGATTATATCAAAAATACGATTGAAACATCTTATACCAATGGAGTGCTTGAAGGGATTAATAACAAGATTAAAGTGATTAAACGCATGGCCTTTGGATACCGTAGTTTCTATCATTTCAAAGCTAGAATTTTGATTATCCATAAGTACACCTTTGAACAAAAAAATAAAAGGAATCAAACTGCTCAATGA
- a CDS encoding transposase, producing the protein MENLCFDESKSVKSAEGHISFIFCDADKKQIIDIIENRRLSSLQVYFKQYTKEACTRMKHIVINMYAPYISLIKELFPNAKIVLDNFHLVQHISRALNKTQICLMKKFKKLGRKFKRYCRLFLKSHTLLNTTTYRSVYCFKQPIREIDILNFLLGYLLN; encoded by the coding sequence CTGGAAAACCTTTGTTTTGATGAGTCCAAGTCTGTGAAATCAGCCGAAGGACACATATCCTTTATCTTTTGCGATGCTGATAAAAAACAAATTATCGATATCATTGAAAATCGCCGATTAAGTTCACTTCAAGTCTATTTCAAACAATATACCAAAGAAGCATGTACTCGTATGAAACACATTGTCATTAATATGTACGCCCCTTATATAAGTTTGATTAAGGAGCTTTTTCCTAATGCCAAAATCGTTCTTGATAACTTTCATCTCGTTCAACACATCTCACGTGCCCTAAATAAAACACAAATTTGTTTAATGAAGAAGTTCAAAAAACTCGGTCGTAAATTCAAACGCTATTGTCGCTTATTCTTAAAATCTCATACCTTACTTAACACGACAACTTATCGGTCAGTTTACTGTTTTAAACAACCGATTCGTGAAATTGATATTTTGAATTTTCTACTTGGTTATCTCCTGAATTAA
- a CDS encoding class I SAM-dependent methyltransferase, translated as MHNVHFDQYQRYKTAQILVKNMKKKLDAEKISILEIGANEHRNLEKFCPIEEVRFLDIEVPDYLLSDPRYILGDATNLVNVNDDSYDLVIALDVYEHIPRDKREAFISELVRVSKYGVFIGAPFYTVATSNLEKRGNFYYKSIHKIDHRWLLEHIENGLPHLDTTLKFIESLNQNYFVFEQGSLEIWETINYYLWQVEGIDTDCENLINTFYNNEIYMNDISSENYRKFIFISSNQDLCQSVNKDMTACFNCDKNKFDETLRKVDRIISLFNDLLLKKDVEKIRIQQEQISQKEIAVTKKIRKLYLDSGRGFSEDEIIVFDLDENGKVLIDLTKTPNIERLRVDFAESKIVFLLNEIKLIFEEKEHVVRVNDCKSNAKFIYHNLFGFLDDDPYLIIENTDLKGIKQILFQIEILEEGF; from the coding sequence ATGCATAATGTACATTTTGATCAATATCAACGTTATAAAACTGCACAAATACTAGTTAAAAATATGAAAAAGAAACTTGATGCTGAAAAGATTTCAATCTTAGAGATTGGAGCAAATGAGCATCGTAATTTAGAAAAATTTTGCCCTATTGAAGAAGTTAGATTCTTAGATATAGAGGTTCCAGATTATTTACTAAGTGATCCTCGCTATATTTTAGGAGATGCAACGAACTTAGTTAATGTTAATGATGATTCTTATGATTTGGTAATAGCTCTGGATGTTTATGAACACATCCCGAGAGATAAGAGAGAGGCATTTATATCCGAATTAGTAAGAGTTAGTAAGTATGGTGTATTTATTGGGGCACCTTTTTATACAGTTGCTACATCTAATTTAGAAAAAAGAGGTAATTTCTATTATAAATCAATTCATAAGATTGATCATAGATGGTTGCTAGAACATATTGAGAATGGATTACCACATCTAGACACTACTCTAAAGTTTATTGAAAGTTTGAACCAGAATTATTTTGTTTTTGAACAAGGATCACTTGAGATATGGGAAACAATAAATTATTATCTATGGCAAGTAGAGGGAATTGATACTGATTGTGAAAACTTAATTAATACTTTTTATAATAATGAAATATATATGAATGATATTTCAAGTGAAAATTATAGAAAATTTATTTTTATTTCTTCGAATCAAGACTTATGCCAATCGGTCAATAAAGATATGACAGCTTGTTTTAATTGTGATAAAAATAAATTTGATGAGACATTAAGAAAAGTTGATAGAATAATTTCACTATTTAATGACTTATTACTTAAGAAAGATGTTGAAAAAATTAGAATTCAACAAGAACAAATATCTCAAAAGGAAATAGCAGTTACTAAAAAAATTAGAAAACTTTACTTAGATTCTGGGAGAGGGTTTAGTGAAGACGAAATAATAGTTTTTGACTTAGACGAGAATGGAAAAGTATTAATTGATTTGACGAAAACACCAAATATAGAAAGATTGCGAGTGGATTTTGCAGAATCTAAAATTGTTTTTTTATTAAATGAAATTAAACTGATATTTGAGGAAAAAGAGCATGTAGTTAGAGTAAATGATTGTAAATCTAATGCAAAGTTCATATATCATAATTTATTTGGATTTTTAGATGATGACCCTTATTTAATTATAGAAAATACGGATTTAAAGGGAATAAAACAAATATTATTTCAAATTGAGATTTTGGAAGAAGGTTTTTAA
- a CDS encoding ABC transporter permease: MKDLRLVVNLSKNDFKVKYAGSYFGVFWAFFNPIVQILIFWFVFQVGFQSGPVNGYPFVLWLIAGMTPWFFYSDALTSVTNCFAEYSFLVKKVVFNIDILPIVKITSSSFVHFFFILLMIIIYVLNGYKPDIYYLQIPYFILCNFAVVLSISYLTSAVVVFFKDLSQIVIISLQLLNWLTPIMWNYTMVSEQYRWLLKLNPLYYIVEGFRDTFINKVWFFEHPVNTLYFWGICLVSMLVSKKVYTKLKPHFSDVL; this comes from the coding sequence ATGAAAGATTTGCGATTAGTTGTTAATTTGTCAAAGAATGACTTTAAAGTAAAATATGCTGGATCGTACTTTGGCGTATTTTGGGCTTTTTTTAATCCAATTGTTCAAATATTAATTTTTTGGTTTGTATTTCAAGTAGGTTTTCAATCTGGACCGGTTAATGGATATCCTTTTGTTTTGTGGTTAATAGCCGGAATGACACCATGGTTCTTTTATTCGGATGCATTAACAAGTGTAACAAATTGTTTTGCAGAATACAGTTTTCTTGTAAAGAAGGTTGTTTTCAATATTGATATTTTACCGATTGTGAAGATTACTTCGTCATCATTTGTTCATTTTTTCTTTATATTATTGATGATTATAATATACGTATTGAATGGATATAAACCTGATATATATTATCTTCAAATCCCATATTTTATACTGTGTAATTTTGCTGTAGTACTTTCAATTTCTTATTTAACAAGTGCAGTGGTTGTTTTTTTCAAAGACTTAAGTCAAATCGTTATAATCTCTCTACAGTTATTAAACTGGTTAACGCCAATCATGTGGAATTATACTATGGTTAGCGAACAATACAGATGGTTATTAAAGTTAAATCCTCTATACTATATTGTTGAAGGGTTTAGAGATACTTTTATTAATAAAGTATGGTTTTTTGAACACCCGGTTAATACGCTATACTTTTGGGGAATTTGTTTAGTTTCTATGTTAGTTAGTAAAAAAGTATACACAAAACTTAAACCGCATTTTTCAGATGTTTTATAA